Below is a window of Edaphobacter dinghuensis DNA.
GCGGTCTGAATCTGGACACGGAAATGACGGCAGCAGGTAAGCGCGGCTTCAAAGCGGTGGAGTTGCCGATACGACTCAAGGCGCATATCGAGAGCACGGTGCGGCGCTTCCAGTCACCGAATGTTGTCGGTATTCTGCCGGGGACGAAGACGAAGCCAGATCAGGCGGTGCTGTACACCGCTCATTACGATCATTTGGGCTTTGTGCCGGGAATGAAGGGCGACAATATCTACAACGGCGCAGCAGATAACGGCACCGGCTGCGGCATTCTGTTGGAGATGGCGCGTGCGTGGTCTTCGATGCCGATGCATCCGCCGCACGATGTCATCTTTGCGGCGGTGACGGCGGAAGAACAGGGCCTGCTCGGCAGCGAATATCTGGGGCAGCACCCACCGATTCCCTCAGGACAGATTGCACTGGACTTGAACTACGACATGATTCTTCCGGTCGGCATTCCGCAAGAGATCGACGTAAACGGAGCGCAGCGGACGAGCTTCTATCCTGTAGTACAAGCGACGGCGAAACGCTTTGGTCTGACGATTGTTCCTGATCCGCGGCCCGAAGCCGGCAGCTATTATCGCTCCGACCACTTCAGTCTTTCGCGCGTTGGCATTCCGGCATTCTCAGTCGATACGGGAAGCCTGTACGAAGGCCACGACCGCGCTTGGGGAGAGGCCCAGGAGAAGGACTATAACGAGAATCGCTATCACAACTTCAGCGACAACTACTCGCCGAGTATGGACTTCCGCGGCAACGCGAAGCTCGCGCGATTCGGTATGGAGCTGGGCTGGGAGGCCGTATCTGCTCCTTCGACGATTCACTGGAATGCTGGCGACGAGTTCGAAGCCGCACGAAAGGCCAGCCTCTCAGCGAAGTAATGGAAATGATCGCCGAAGAAAGCTGCCAGAAACAAAGACGCTGTGCGCGGACATTCACGCGCACAGCGTCTTCTCTTTAAGAACTTTGGCAGATCGACCTACAAGGCTGCATTATTGCTGGGGGGCCGTTTGATCAGGCGTCGTCTGGCTCGGCTGTGTGGAGCTCTTGTGGTGCTTGTGGGTCTTCTTCGTGGTTGTGGTGGTCGTGCTGTCGCTTGGTGTGGTTGAGCTTGCCGGGTCTGTTGTCTTTGGCGTCTCAGGTGCGGTTGTAGCCGGAGTCTCAGGTGCGGTCTCAGGCGGCATGGCCGGTGGTGTCGGTGCGGTAGCCGGTTCAGTTGGTGTAGCTGGTTCAGCTGGGGTCGCTGGTGCTGTTGGCGGTGTTGGAGCCGTAGGCTGTGCTGGCTCCTGCGCGGCGGGAGGAGCCGTTGCCGGTTCCTGCGCCAGGATGGCTCCCGGTGAAAGCATGGCGAGCAGAGCCAGTTGGGTTGCGAGTGCTTGTTTACGATTCATGGGGGGTGTTCTCCTTTTAAAGCAACTGCTGGCTGCGTAGGATGTGCAAACGCGACGCCGAGATATCCCATGCTGGGGGGCAAAACACGGATTAGTTTGAGCTGCTGCGTCCCTGCACTCGGCATGGCACGCATGGCCATCTCGACCGGGTAAAAACTTCTTCAAAACAGGCTTTTTCTTCCCGATTGGGCCTCGAATTCCAAGGAGCTAGTAGAAGTCGGCGCAGCTCAGAAAGAAGCCGCAGGTCCGGCAGACGAGCTTGCAGCGGCTGTCTTCGAGGCGTGAGCTGCAGTTAGGACAGAACCGGCTGTGATGCTCGGTTTCGAGCGGGCACACCTCGGAGGGTTGTTCATTCGCCGCCTGCAAAGAAGAAGGGTTCTGCATGAAGAGAGATTAGCGCAGATGCTCCATTCTCTCCACTATCGCTGTGCAGAGCGAACCAATCGCATACTGTATCTGGAATGGGTGCAGCTCGTTCCACTTATAGTAAGAGTTGATGCCCGAGCCGATTTCTTCATCCCAGCCGGTCTCGCGAACGCCATGGTCGCGGAGATTATTTCGACGAATTAAGAGCAGCGCCCTGCGGCCCGAACCGGCCTATCGGCTCTATCTCAGGTTGAAGTTTGGAACCGGGCGTCCTGCGGCAGCACCGAAGCCGCCACTGCCGAACGGTGTATTGAAGAACCGCGCAGAGTGGCAACAGATGCTTAATGCGGCGAAGGCAGCACGGCTTCCACTACACCGCGGCGCAGAAAAAAATTGGGACCATCTTGCTGCGGTCTTTGCCATTCTCCGCTCGACAACCGACTCGGCACGGGTGCTGGACGCCGGTGCGGAGTTTTACAGCAACGTGCTGCCAGCCCTGTTTGCTTACGGGTATCGCAATCTTTATGGCATCAACCTCTCGTTTACCGAAGAAGCGCGCAGAGGACCGATTCGATACCTGCCGGGCGATATTACCCGCACTATCTTTCCTGACGGCTACTTCGACGCCGTCGCGTGCATGAGCGTGATCGAGCATGGCGTTCCGCTGGAGGGTTACCTGCGCGAGATGTACCGTGTGCTGAAGCCGGGAGGATTGTTGATCACCTCAACCGACTACTACCCGACGGCGATCGACACCACGGGCAGGATGGCGCATGGTGCTGCAATCAAGATCTTTACTAAGGCGGAGATCCAGGAGATTCTGCGGCTGGCACAGTCAGTGGGATTCGAGAGCACAGGTGAGGTAGACCTCGAGTGCAGCGAGCGTCCGGTGCGGTGGGATAAGTTCGACCTGGACTACACCTTTGTGATCTTTACGCTGCGCAAACCGCTGACTTCTTAGACAGCGTTCTGGCGGTTGGGAAGGTTGGCTTTGGTAATGCTGCCTTTGACCTGGTTCCAGGCAACGACCCATGGAACGAGTATCGAGAAAACAAGCCGTGCTGCCAGGGTACGGAAGCTGGCTCGTTGCAGGCTGCGCCAGTCGAAGTGGAAGGCGAAGTAGTTTTCAAGCGCGAGAATAACGAACAGCGGGATAGGACTCCAGTGTAGCGCGATCAGCGCCAGCACCTCGACCACGCAGCGGGCCACATTGCGGAAAAGCCGCGCAGGCCGAATGCCCAGAGCTCCATCGGCGAGTGCATAACTGGCAAGCTGCTGCAGAGCCGACCGGAGCGCGTGGCGAGGACGGTAGAACGCCTTGGCACACTCGGCAAAGTTGGGCGTGACGCGCTTGCGCACCTTTGCGTCGAAGAGCGTGTCTTCGCCGAGAAGGACCGTCTCGGGAAAGCCGCCGACGCTCTGCCACAGAGATTTGCGGAAGGCCATGGAGCGGGCGGTGCAGGACTTGGTGAACTCGTTGGGGTTGAGCTTGACGCCGAAGAACGGAGCCGAGGCGATGTCCCATACGGTGGGCGAAGCGGGATCGATGCAGGAGCCGCCGAGAGCGTACTCTGCCGCGCCGGAGCGGATGGCCGCAGTGAGATTGGCGAGCCAATCGGGCCGATAGGTGCAGCCCGCATCGGCGCAGGCGATGATGTCGGAGCTCGCCGAGGCGATAGCGACGTTGCGACCGCGAGCGATGGGCCCTGGCGACTGCTTGAGGTTGCAACTCTCATCGCGAATAGCGATCAGCGCGGGGTATTGCGATTTGGCGTTCTGCAGCCACTCCCATGTGCCGTCAGTGGAGCCCCCATCGACGATAACGATCTCGGCCGCGATGAGGGTCTGGTCGGTGAGGCTCGCCACGAGGTTGGGAATCTCGTCCACTTCGTTGAGGACGGTTGCGATGACGCTGACTGCCATATTTCACTATTAACGCACACAGGCCGCGGGTTGCGGGAGAATGGGAAGATACATAACATCTTCGTTTTTGAGAGGGCTTTTCTGAATGGGTTCTATCGCGGTAGTTGAGGTTGAGGGTTTGCAGCACGGTGAGAGCGTCTCTCCGAAGATCAAGGTCTTGAAGCTGCATCCGGCGGCGCAGCTGCCGAAGTATGCGCATACCGGGGCCTATGGCGATCTCGCCGCCGACGTCTATGCCGTCGAAGGCGTGGCGATTGCTGCTGGAGCGACCGTCCCTGTACCGACAGGGATTGCGATGGAGTTTCCTTCGACGCATGGAGCGCTGGTCGAAGATCGTTCGGGCCTGGCGGTGCGCGGCGTGACGACGCTGGCCGGTGTGATCGATCCGGGCTATCGCGGAGAGTTGAAAATAATCGTCACCAATCTGAGCACGGCGACGGTAGAGGTGAAGGCCGGAGAGCGCATTGCCCAACTCAGAATTGTGCAACGGATCGAAGCACAGTTTGAAGAGGTAGCAGAGCTGGCCGAGGCCGCAAGAGGAGCTGCGGGGTTTGGTAGTACGGGCGCTTAGTACCGCTGGCATGATTCCGGAGTATGCTGTGCCCATTGAATTTTCACGGAGGGTGCCATGGCTGAGGCGATCAAGACGGCGTGGCCGTCGCTGGTGTGGGATGAGTGGGCAGCGACGGCGGACACGCTGCATATATGGACACAGATCGTCGGCAAGACGCGGCTGGCGCTGACTCCGCTGCAGAACCACTGGTGGAATGTGCCGTTGTACGTGACGGCACGAGGGCTGGGCACATCGGCGATGCCGTACGGCGATGATGTGCTCGATATCGAGTTCGATTTTGTGGCGCACGAGCTGCACCTTCGGCTTGGGTCGGGGCAGGCGCTGGCTATGAAACTGCGAGCCCAGACGGTGGCTGATTTCTATAAGGAATATCTCGGCTGTCTGGCTTCGCTTGGCGTGACCGTGAAGATCGACCCGATGCCGTGCGAGTTGGCGCATCCGATCCGGTTCGATCTGGATACGGAACACCAATCCTATGACAAGGAATACGTGCAGCGGTTCTGGCAGGTGCTGGTCGAAACGGAAAAAGTCTTCCGGCAGTTTGGGACTGATTTTCTCGGTAAGGTCAGCCCAATTCATTTCTTCTGGGGGAGCTTCGATCTTGCGGTGACACGGTTCTCCGGGCGGCTTGCGCCTCCTCGTCCGGGAGCGGATGCGATTCAGCGGGAGGCCTACTCACACGAAGTGATCTCTGCCGGATTCTGGCCGGGAAATGGCGGCTATGGAGCGGCGGCGTTCTATTGTTATGCTGCTCCGGTACCGGAGGGACTGGCAGAAGCGAAGATTCGGCCGACGGCAGCAGGATGGGATAAGACCTTAGGGGAGTTCATCTTCCGGTATGAGGACGTACGAGCAGAGGCTTCGCCGGAAGCGTCGCTGCTGGAGTTTTTAGCGAGCTCCTACGAGGCCGGAGCGAATGCGGCGAAGTGGGACCGGGAGGCGCTGGAACGGCAATAAAGACAAGTCTGGGACCTGAACGAGAACTGCTGGGCAACGGTAGATTGCCGTACGTGCGACAATCTTAATAGCGAGCCATGCCCAATACGCAAGTTCAGCACCCAGTTCAGCCTCCCACCCCAGCCACCATTACCCCTGAGCTGCTCAAGCAGCACAGTATTACGCCGGACGAGTACACGCGCATCGAAGCCGCGCTTGGACGCACGCCCAGCCTGACCGAGCTGGGGATATTTTCCGTGATGTGGTCGGAGCATTGCTCCTACAAATCGTCGCGGGTACACCTGAGACGGCTGCCGACGGAGAGCAAGCTTGTGGTGCAGGGGCCGGGCGAGAACGCTGGCATCATCGACGTGGGCGATGGATGGGCCTGCGCCTTCAAGATTGAGTCGCACAACCACCCCAGCTACATCGAGCCCTATCAGGGCGCGGCCACCGGTGTGGGCGGCATTCTGCGCGACATCTTCACCATGAATGCAAGGCCACTGGCGGTGATGGATTCGCTACGCTTTGGGCCTCTCGACGAAGCCGAGCCGGACGAAGCGCTGCGACGCAAAAATCATCAGGTTGCTACCGGCATTGTGCATGGCGTGGCCGGGTACGGCAACTGTTTCGGCGTTCCGAACCTTGGCGGTGAGACCCGGTTTGAGACCTGCTACTCGGGCAATCCGCTGCTGAATGCCTTTGCGCTGGGACTGGTGAAGCGCGACGAGATCTTCTACGCCAAGGCGACCGGCGTCGGTAATCCGGTGATCTATGTCGGCGCGAAGACTGGCCGCGACGGTATTCACGGGGCCACGATGGCGTCCGAAGAGTTCACCGAAGGTAGCGAGCAGAAGCGTCCCAACGTGCAGATGGGCGATCCGTTTATGGAGAAGCTGCTGCTCGAGGCCTGCCTCGAGGCGATGGCGACGGGCGCGGTGCTTGGCATTCAGGACATGGGCGCAGCGGGTCTGACCTGCTCAACCTGCGAGATGGGTGGTCGTGGCGAGTTGGGGCTGACAGTCGAGCTTGACCTGGTGCCGCAGCGCGAGACGGGCATGACCAGCTACGAGATCATGTTGTCGGAGTCGCAGGAGCGGATGCTTCTGGTGGCCGACAAGCCGCGCGCGCAAGAGGTTCTTGACGTCTTCAAGAAGTGGGGGCTCGATGCCTCGATCGTCGGCACCGTGACCGCAAAGCCGAACATGGTCATCACGCAGCACGGCGAGCTGATGGCCGATATTCCCAATAAGAGCCTCACCGATGACGCTCCGCTGTATCACCGCCCGGTAGGCACGTGGAAGGCACCGGTACCGGTCGATCCTCCGGCTGCCGCGTTGGAAGAGTTGAAAAAGCCCCGCGACTATACCGCCGATCTGAAGAAGTTGCTGGCGAGCGCGAACATCTGCGACAAGCGCTGGGTCTATGAGCAGTATGACTCGATGGTGCAGACCAACACCGTGCAGGGACCGGGCGGCGAGGCTGGCGTAATGCGCATTAAGGGCACCGAGCGCGGGCTGGCGATGGCGCTGGCTGGTAACGGTCGCTGGACGTATCTCGATCCGAAGGTAGGCGCGATGCATGCCGTGGCTGAGGCCGCGCGCAAGGTGGCTTGTACCGGCGCTACTCCGGTAGCGGCGACGAACTGTTTGAACTTCGGCAATCCGGAGAAGCCGGAGATTATGGCGCAGCTTTCAAACGCGATTGATGGCATCGCCGAGGCTTGTGTTGCACTGGGCACACCGATTACGGGTGGTAACGTTTCGCTCTACAACGAGACCAAGGGCGAGGGAATTTATCCGACGCCGGTGCTTGGGATCGTCGGAATTATTGAGGATGTGACGAAGAGCGTACCGAGCGGATTTCGCAAGGGTGGCGAGCGGATTATTCTGCTTTCGGCCAAAGGATCACAGAATAGGCTTCAGGCGTTTGGCTCCTCTGATTATGCGAAAACTGTTCTGAATTCTTTCTGGGGCACGCCTCCTCAACTTGAGGTCGCGAAGGAGGCTGAGCTTCATAAATGCCTCGCCGCTCTGGCAGATGAACGCCTGATCACGTCGGCCAGCGATATCTCTGACGGCGGTATTGCGGTTACTCTGGCCAAGGCCAGTTTCGTCAAGGGAGTTGGCGCGGCGGTCAGCCTCGATGACGTTGCTGGAGATGACGTGGCGGCAAACCTCTTCGGCGAAGAGGCCAGTGCGATCATCGTAACTTGCACGGATGCAGCTTTTGCGCGGTTGACCGAGGTCTGTGGACAGTTCGGGTCGGTCACAGTCCGCGATATCGGCACTACCGGCGGCCCTATGCTGGATATCTTTACGGCCAAAGGCTCTGCTGTTTCGAGTTCTGTCTCTGCATTGAAGGCCGAGTGGGCTGGCGCGCTGGATGCGCAGCTTGCAGATGAGGTGGTGACGGCATAATGGATACCTTGCTTGCACTCCAGAACAATCCGATAGAAGAGATGGATGAAGAGGACGCTACCCCGTTCGATAAGCTGCGCGAAGAGTGCGGCGTGATGGCGATCTACAACCATCCCGACGCGGCGCGCATGACCTACTGGGGCCTCTACTCGCTGCAGCATCGCGGACAGGAGTCTGGCGGCATCGCCTCCGCCGACGGGCAGAATGTGAACGACATCAAGGGCATGGGCCTGGTGTCGGAGATCTTTACCGATGATGTGCTGGCCAAACTACCCGGCCACATCGCCATCGGACACACTCGCTACTCCACCACCGGTGATTCGGCGCTGCTGAACGCGCAGCCCATCTCGGTTGAGAGCACGAAGGGCTTGATCGCGATTGCGCACAACGGCAATCTGGTGAACCTGGGCACGGCGCGGGAGCGGCTGGAGCGCGATGGCGCGCTCTTCCAGACGACCTCGGACTCAGAGATCATCATCCAGTTGATCGCGCACTCGAAGCATTCGACGCTGGTGGACTGCATCGCCGATTCGCTGTCGCAGGTTGAGGGCGCGTTTTCGATTGTGATGATGACGCGTAACCGCATCTTTGCGGCCCGCGATCCGCATGGCTTCCGGCCGCTATCGATGGGAAGAATCCCGGGCGAGAACGGCGCTCCCGATACATTTGTCTTTGCCTCAGAGACGTGCGCCTTCGATCTGCTGCATGCCAAGTATGAGCGCGATGTACAGCCGGGTGAGCTGGTAATGGTGTCCGAGGATGGCGTGACCAGCCGCTACTTCGACACGACGACGAAGCAAGCAAGCTGCGTCTTCGAGCATGTTTACTTTGCGCGACCCGACTCGAAGATCTTTGGTCGCTGGGTACAGCAATCGCGAGCGGAGATGGGGCGGCAGTTGTCGCGTGAGTCCGGTGTTCCCGCCGACCTGATCGTTCCCGTACCGGACTCCGGTGTAACCGCGGCGATCGGCTACGCGGAGGAGTCGGGGATTCCCTTCAACCTTGGCTTGATCCGCAACCATTACGTGGGCCGCACCTTCATTCAGCCTGAACAGCGCACGCGAGACTTCGGTGTAAGGATGAAGCTGAACCCGGTGCGCTCGCTGCTGGAAGGCAAACGGGTTATTTTGATTGATGATTCGATCATTCGGGGAACGACCTCGCGAAAGATCGTGCGCATGGTCCGTGCTGCAGGTGCAAAGGAAGTACACCTTCGCATCTCCTGCCCGCCGACGATCTCGCCCTGCTTCTATGGAGTAGACACGCCCAGCAAGAAGGACCTGATCGCGGCTAATCAATCGATCGAAGAGATCTGCAAGTTCATCGAGGCGGATTCGCTCGCCTATCTCTCGCTTGAGGGGCTGATTCACTGCTGCACCGAGGGCGACGAGCATCCGAACAGCTACTGCACGGCCTGCTACACAGGCAACTACCCGACGCAGTGGGTGGATGTCTCGGAGATTCTTCCGGCAACGGTGAGTGTCTGATTTAGCTAACGACCAGTCGATTAAGTGTTGAAGGATCTACCGTTGGGCCACATATTCGTTACGAGTATGTGGCTCCAAGTTTTTAGCGGTTCTCTGTCTCACTAGGCGGCGGTCCGGTAAAGGGCGAGCAGCAGGTGGTGCCGGAGGGCTTGAACTCCATGAACTCCACCCGCGTCAGGTCAGGATCGAAGAGGTTAAGCTGTATCTTTCCGTCGCGGCCCATCTGGGTCTTGCGGCACTCCGGGCCGGTGCAGCCGTTGCGGGCGAGCGCCGCGACAGCATCGCTCATATGGGCGACCCCCAGCGAAAAGTGGTTCATACTGCCCAGCGAGTGAGCGTTCGGCGACTCGCCGCGGTTGAGCATGTACTCGATCCAGTCGGTACCTTCGGGGACCTGGCTGCTGACGTAGTTGATCTCGCCGTCGTGCTGGCCGCCGAACCAGAGCGGGCGGAAGCCGAGAATATCGTGCCAAAATTGGTCTTCCCTGGCGCGGTCATGAACCCAGAAGCCGGTGTGGATAATCCGGTGGGAGGTCGCACGTGGCGAGATCGTCTTGGACGATGCAGGACGCTGTTGGACGAAGATGACCAGGTGACCCTCCGGGTCGTGGACGCCGAAGCTGCCGTTGCGGAGTGGCTGGTCAATGGCAACATTATGAGCCTTGAGATACTGCGCCAGTCCGGTGGCGTTGCGAGTCGTAAAAGCGATGGCAGCGATCCTCGACTGCGGCGCGGGCGTGGGCAACGCTGTGACCTCGAGCCACTGAGAATCGCTGACGGCGTAGCGGGCGAGGCCGTCTTTTTCGCTTCGGTCGAAGCCCAGTTTGTCCTTGTAGAAGGCGGTAGAGGCCGCCGGGTCTGCCGTGTATATGCGAACAAACGCAATGCCGGTGATGGCGGGACGCTTTTGCGCATAGGCGAAGGAGGCGAGAAAGCAGAGCAGGGCGGCGGCTTTTTTCATGTCAGCGCCACTTTATTGGCGCCCCGAAGGAAAGTCAATGAAAGGTTGTACCTTTTCACTGAACGTGAATCTTCGGGGACGGGGCAGGAGCTAAGCCCAACGCGCACCCATGAACAGATAGTCCATGGGCCAGTCAGGCGCGACTCCATGCTGCCGCACCAACGTTGCCAACTGTGCATAGTGGCGGATGCCATGCGTCATGGCGTGGATGAAGAAGGTCTTGCGCGTGGCCATCAGCGAGCCTGCGCGACGAGTGACAAACTCCACCTCCTCTTCCCAGTTATAAGCAGAGTCCGCGATGAGTCTTCGGAAGAGATCCATTCCCTGTACATGCGTTGCAAACACCTCGGCTGCGGTGCCATACCGAATCTCTTCGTATGGCGTGGCGGGCAATCCGCAGAGTCGCTCCGCATAGCGAAGCTGCGCCGCGACGATATGCTGCATCAACTCGCCAACGGTCTTGACCCCAGCCACATCGCAGGGCAGCGCCAGCAGGTGGGGATGCGTCTCCAATAGATTTCGCCACTGCTCGGCGGTCTTATCGTTCCATGCCACCAGTTCTTCGCCTGTCAGCGCAACCATCTTCGTACCTCGGCTTTGATCTTTCGTCTGGCTTGATCTTTTGATTCCGGGTTTTAGCTTTTGCTCTATTTTTTATCCCAGAGCTCTATGGCCGATGTCGCGGCGGAACTGCATCCCCTCAAATGAGATCTTTGCCAGCCGCGCGTAAGCGAGATCGAGTGCGGTTCGCAGGTCAGGTGCCATTGACGTGATGGCCAGAACGCGGCCGCCTGCAGTGACGAGCTGGCCATCCTTGATGGCAGTGCCGGAGTGGAAGACGACGACGTCTTTGTCCGCCTGATCGGCAACACCCTCAATCACCTTGCCCGAGGCGTACTTGCCGGGATAGCCTCCACTGGCTGCGATGACGCAGACACTGGCTCCGGGGTGCATTTTGATGTCGAGCGCGTTGGCCGTACCATCGATCGACGCGTTGCAGAGATCGACGATGTCGGACTGCATGCGCAGAAGAATGGCTTGGGTTTCGGGATCGCCGAAGCGGGTGTTGAACTCCAACACCATCGGGCCGCGCGGCGTCATCATTATGCCGCAGAAGAGAATGCCCTTGAATGGATTGCCCTCGGCGGCCATGCCGTCGACGACCTTTTGCGCAACGTTTGCCGTGAGCCATTCGCGCATGGCAGCCGTCGTAAGGCCGTCGGTGGAGTAGGCTCCCA
It encodes the following:
- a CDS encoding M28 family peptidase → MMKAGKIDRSLAVGLFLLVLSAGAFAQAVPPAVKKAEASIDAEKIRAHVKFLSDDLLEGRYPGLRGGDLAAKYIATEFALDGLKPGGDNGTYLQWINFVGMKVIPEQTKFALVPQKGSAIDLKFADDYTVQNGKLTPSVDVDAPIVFVGYGVTAPEFNWNDYAGIDVKGKVILCIVGDPPSNDPKFFGGRALTYYGRWTYKFEQAARMGAVGALIIHRTDLASYGWDVVRNSNASEKTYLRDDKMPQLEAASWIQLDVARKLFAASGLNLDTEMTAAGKRGFKAVELPIRLKAHIESTVRRFQSPNVVGILPGTKTKPDQAVLYTAHYDHLGFVPGMKGDNIYNGAADNGTGCGILLEMARAWSSMPMHPPHDVIFAAVTAEEQGLLGSEYLGQHPPIPSGQIALDLNYDMILPVGIPQEIDVNGAQRTSFYPVVQATAKRFGLTIVPDPRPEAGSYYRSDHFSLSRVGIPAFSVDTGSLYEGHDRAWGEAQEKDYNENRYHNFSDNYSPSMDFRGNAKLARFGMELGWEAVSAPSTIHWNAGDEFEAARKASLSAK
- a CDS encoding class I SAM-dependent methyltransferase produces the protein MPEPISSSQPVSRTPWSRRLFRRIKSSALRPEPAYRLYLRLKFGTGRPAAAPKPPLPNGVLKNRAEWQQMLNAAKAARLPLHRGAEKNWDHLAAVFAILRSTTDSARVLDAGAEFYSNVLPALFAYGYRNLYGINLSFTEEARRGPIRYLPGDITRTIFPDGYFDAVACMSVIEHGVPLEGYLREMYRVLKPGGLLITSTDYYPTAIDTTGRMAHGAAIKIFTKAEIQEILRLAQSVGFESTGEVDLECSERPVRWDKFDLDYTFVIFTLRKPLTS
- a CDS encoding glycosyltransferase yields the protein MAVSVIATVLNEVDEIPNLVASLTDQTLIAAEIVIVDGGSTDGTWEWLQNAKSQYPALIAIRDESCNLKQSPGPIARGRNVAIASASSDIIACADAGCTYRPDWLANLTAAIRSGAAEYALGGSCIDPASPTVWDIASAPFFGVKLNPNEFTKSCTARSMAFRKSLWQSVGGFPETVLLGEDTLFDAKVRKRVTPNFAECAKAFYRPRHALRSALQQLASYALADGALGIRPARLFRNVARCVVEVLALIALHWSPIPLFVILALENYFAFHFDWRSLQRASFRTLAARLVFSILVPWVVAWNQVKGSITKANLPNRQNAV
- the dut gene encoding dUTP diphosphatase, with amino-acid sequence MGSIAVVEVEGLQHGESVSPKIKVLKLHPAAQLPKYAHTGAYGDLAADVYAVEGVAIAAGATVPVPTGIAMEFPSTHGALVEDRSGLAVRGVTTLAGVIDPGYRGELKIIVTNLSTATVEVKAGERIAQLRIVQRIEAQFEEVAELAEAARGAAGFGSTGA
- a CDS encoding DUF5996 family protein yields the protein MAEAIKTAWPSLVWDEWAATADTLHIWTQIVGKTRLALTPLQNHWWNVPLYVTARGLGTSAMPYGDDVLDIEFDFVAHELHLRLGSGQALAMKLRAQTVADFYKEYLGCLASLGVTVKIDPMPCELAHPIRFDLDTEHQSYDKEYVQRFWQVLVETEKVFRQFGTDFLGKVSPIHFFWGSFDLAVTRFSGRLAPPRPGADAIQREAYSHEVISAGFWPGNGGYGAAAFYCYAAPVPEGLAEAKIRPTAAGWDKTLGEFIFRYEDVRAEASPEASLLEFLASSYEAGANAAKWDREALERQ
- the purL gene encoding phosphoribosylformylglycinamidine synthase subunit PurL, coding for MPNTQVQHPVQPPTPATITPELLKQHSITPDEYTRIEAALGRTPSLTELGIFSVMWSEHCSYKSSRVHLRRLPTESKLVVQGPGENAGIIDVGDGWACAFKIESHNHPSYIEPYQGAATGVGGILRDIFTMNARPLAVMDSLRFGPLDEAEPDEALRRKNHQVATGIVHGVAGYGNCFGVPNLGGETRFETCYSGNPLLNAFALGLVKRDEIFYAKATGVGNPVIYVGAKTGRDGIHGATMASEEFTEGSEQKRPNVQMGDPFMEKLLLEACLEAMATGAVLGIQDMGAAGLTCSTCEMGGRGELGLTVELDLVPQRETGMTSYEIMLSESQERMLLVADKPRAQEVLDVFKKWGLDASIVGTVTAKPNMVITQHGELMADIPNKSLTDDAPLYHRPVGTWKAPVPVDPPAAALEELKKPRDYTADLKKLLASANICDKRWVYEQYDSMVQTNTVQGPGGEAGVMRIKGTERGLAMALAGNGRWTYLDPKVGAMHAVAEAARKVACTGATPVAATNCLNFGNPEKPEIMAQLSNAIDGIAEACVALGTPITGGNVSLYNETKGEGIYPTPVLGIVGIIEDVTKSVPSGFRKGGERIILLSAKGSQNRLQAFGSSDYAKTVLNSFWGTPPQLEVAKEAELHKCLAALADERLITSASDISDGGIAVTLAKASFVKGVGAAVSLDDVAGDDVAANLFGEEASAIIVTCTDAAFARLTEVCGQFGSVTVRDIGTTGGPMLDIFTAKGSAVSSSVSALKAEWAGALDAQLADEVVTA
- the purF gene encoding amidophosphoribosyltransferase — translated: MDTLLALQNNPIEEMDEEDATPFDKLREECGVMAIYNHPDAARMTYWGLYSLQHRGQESGGIASADGQNVNDIKGMGLVSEIFTDDVLAKLPGHIAIGHTRYSTTGDSALLNAQPISVESTKGLIAIAHNGNLVNLGTARERLERDGALFQTTSDSEIIIQLIAHSKHSTLVDCIADSLSQVEGAFSIVMMTRNRIFAARDPHGFRPLSMGRIPGENGAPDTFVFASETCAFDLLHAKYERDVQPGELVMVSEDGVTSRYFDTTTKQASCVFEHVYFARPDSKIFGRWVQQSRAEMGRQLSRESGVPADLIVPVPDSGVTAAIGYAEESGIPFNLGLIRNHYVGRTFIQPEQRTRDFGVRMKLNPVRSLLEGKRVILIDDSIIRGTTSRKIVRMVRAAGAKEVHLRISCPPTISPCFYGVDTPSKKDLIAANQSIEEICKFIEADSLAYLSLEGLIHCCTEGDEHPNSYCTACYTGNYPTQWVDVSEILPATVSV
- a CDS encoding VOC family protein — encoded protein: MKKAAALLCFLASFAYAQKRPAITGIAFVRIYTADPAASTAFYKDKLGFDRSEKDGLARYAVSDSQWLEVTALPTPAPQSRIAAIAFTTRNATGLAQYLKAHNVAIDQPLRNGSFGVHDPEGHLVIFVQQRPASSKTISPRATSHRIIHTGFWVHDRAREDQFWHDILGFRPLWFGGQHDGEINYVSSQVPEGTDWIEYMLNRGESPNAHSLGSMNHFSLGVAHMSDAVAALARNGCTGPECRKTQMGRDGKIQLNLFDPDLTRVEFMEFKPSGTTCCSPFTGPPPSETENR
- a CDS encoding DinB family protein, whose protein sequence is MVALTGEELVAWNDKTAEQWRNLLETHPHLLALPCDVAGVKTVGELMQHIVAAQLRYAERLCGLPATPYEEIRYGTAAEVFATHVQGMDLFRRLIADSAYNWEEEVEFVTRRAGSLMATRKTFFIHAMTHGIRHYAQLATLVRQHGVAPDWPMDYLFMGARWA